Proteins from one Ranitomeya variabilis isolate aRanVar5 chromosome 1, aRanVar5.hap1, whole genome shotgun sequence genomic window:
- the TRMT10A gene encoding tRNA methyltransferase 10 homolog A — protein sequence MDTESSVLLSESNKSTYRDGSKNGDRLPSDSTNVQCVEDHKGPDVMSKRQMKKLIKQKQWEDQRELRKQKRKEKRQKRKLVRQAQGPQSVEDHVHKRVRREILPSDVRLVIDCSFDDLMALRDVKKLNKQIRRCYAENRRASHPVQLYLTSHGGQLKSNMDEYDKGWINWKDIHIKSEHYKDLMKAEDLVYLTSDSPEVLHELDETKAYIIGGLVDHNHHKGITYKQALALGISHAQLPLGSFVKMNSRKVLAVNHVFEIILAFLEKKDWKEAFFCVLPQRKGAVPIDEASEAPADDLSAQEDGEDSDSELEDDTTQAESKDIGDENDS from the exons ATGGACACAGAGTCATCAGTTCTCCTCTCTGAGAGCAATAAATCCACTTATAGGGATGGAAGTAAAAATGGCGACCGTCTCCCCTCAGACAGTACTAATGTACAATGTGTGGAGGACCACAAAGGACCCGATGTCATGTCCAAGAGGCAAATGAAGAAGCTGATCAAACAAAAGCAATGGGAAGACCAGCGAGAGCTCCGGAA GCAGAAACGAAAAGAGAAAAGGCAGAAGAGGAAGCTGGTGCGCCAGGCCCAAGGGCCGCAGAGTGTAGAAGACCACGTCCACAAGAGAGTGCGTCGGGAGATCCTGCCCAGCGATGTGCGGCTCGTCATTGATTGCAGCTTTGACGATTTAATGGCGTTGAGG GATGTGAAAAAGTTAAACAAACAGATACGAAGGTGTTATGCAGAGAATCGCAGGGCGAGTCATCCCGTTCAG CTTTATCTAACAAGCCATGGTGGACAGCTGAAAAGTAACATGGACGAATATGACAAAGGATGGATCAATTGGAAG gATATCCATATTAAAAGTGAGCATTACAAAGATCTGATGAAGGCTGAAGACCTGGTGTACCTCACCTCAGATTCCCCTGAAGTTCTTCATGAGCTGGATGAAACCAAAGCTTATATTATTGGGGGCCTAGTGGATCATAACCATCATAAG GGCATCACTTATAAACAAGCGCTAGCACTTGGGATCAGCCATGCTCAGCTTCCTCTGGGGAGTTTTGTGAAAATGAATAGCCGCAAGGTTCTAGCAGTGAATCATG TGTTTGAGATAATATTGGCTTTCTTGGAGAAGAAAGACTGGAAAGAAGCCTTTTTCTGTGTCCTACCTCAGCGCAAGGGAGCGGTCCCCATTGACGAGGCATCCGAAGCACCTGCAGATGACTTGTCTGCGCAAGAGGATGGGGAAGACAGTGATTCTGAGCTCGAAGATGACACCACTCAGGCAGAGTCCAAAGATATTGGAGATGAGAATGACAGCTGA